The Pseudomonas graminis region TCCAGTTCGCTGGCGGCGATTACAAGGTCACAAAAGACCTGACCGTTCAGTACTACTACGCCAACCTGGAAGATTATTACAAGCAACAGTTCCTCGGCCTGGTACACGTCCTGCCGATCGCCGAAGACCAGTCGTTCAAGACTGACCTGCGCTACTTCCACAGCACCTCCGATGGCAAGAACGGCCAAACCGCCAACACCGGTTACAAGTTCAACAACAACGGCTACAGCGACAACGGTGAAGTCGACAACAACACCTGGACCGCGATGTTCACCTACACCCTGGGTGGCAACGCATTCCTGTTGGGCTACCAGTCTGTCAGTGACGACGGCGCCATGCCGATCATCAACAACGGCAGCGTCGTCGATAGCCGCGGCCGCAACGAAGGCGAAGGCGGTAACAGCGTTTACCTGTTCACCGACAGCATGATCACCAACTTCACCCGCACCGGTGAGAAGACCAAGTTCGGTCAGTACTCGTACGACTTTGCACGTCTGGGCGTTCCAGGTTTGAAAGCGGCCGTTGCTTACCTGAAGGGCGACCAGATTCGCCTGCAGAATGCTGCGCTGGGTCGTGGTTCGGAGTGGGAACGTGACATGCGTATCGACTACGTGTTCCAGGACGGCTTCATGAAAGGCTTCGGCGTGACCCTCCGTCGTGCCAGCCTGCGTTCTGATTCCGATCTGTACGCTAGCCAGCAAGACACCGACCAGACCCGTCTGGTCCTCAACTACACCTACGCCTTCAAATAAGCGTGATGTGTTGAAAAGAGCCCCGCTTCGGCGGGGCTTTTTTATGCCTGAAACAATGCCACTCAGCACGAATCGTTCCTTTTGCTTTCAGATGCTGGCATGCACAGTAAACCGATGAATCATCACCAAGGAGCACCAACGTATGGGCCTTAAACTCG contains the following coding sequences:
- a CDS encoding OprD family porin — its product is MKKSTLALAVYAGVLATQAGAAGFLDDSKATLSSRTLYFEQDPRENRNASGTLKGQDQRQTTQGFLFNFISGYTPGTVGFGLDVQGMYGINLSGGIDNRAVDGSTANTVSPTSTDGTPVADWARAGANAKVKLSKTELKVGNALQPNLPILVSNDGRLLPQTFEGGIVTSKEIDGLTLTAGKLTKAAGRASTNYDDLSLGGGTKGSNNFQFAGGDYKVTKDLTVQYYYANLEDYYKQQFLGLVHVLPIAEDQSFKTDLRYFHSTSDGKNGQTANTGYKFNNNGYSDNGEVDNNTWTAMFTYTLGGNAFLLGYQSVSDDGAMPIINNGSVVDSRGRNEGEGGNSVYLFTDSMITNFTRTGEKTKFGQYSYDFARLGVPGLKAAVAYLKGDQIRLQNAALGRGSEWERDMRIDYVFQDGFMKGFGVTLRRASLRSDSDLYASQQDTDQTRLVLNYTYAFK